Proteins encoded within one genomic window of Bradyrhizobium sp. CB1717:
- a CDS encoding MFS transporter translates to MELQQTPALNYGPDVPAAVAADRIVETSIPSRLDALPWSGFHTRVVLALGITWILDGLEVTLAGALSGALKQSPTLQFSNLDLGIANSAYLAGAVLGALGFGWLTDRIGRKKLFFITLALYLSATAATALSWDIASYALFRFLTGAGIGGEYTAINSTIQELVPARYRGWTDLVINGSFWIGAAMGAVAAIVLLDPALMGPDLGWRLAYLIGAAIGLVVLLMRMWIPESPRWLMIHGRPDQAHAIVDDIERSVIGHDHGASDGRFTKIRLKMRDHTPIREVVHTLFSTYRQRALVGLVLMSAQAFFYNAIFFTFALVLTDFYGISADHVGWYLLPFAAGNFLGPLLLGRLFDTLGRRTMIMFTYGISGLLLALSGYLFTIGALSAQGQTIAWMVIFFFASPAASAAYLTVSETFPLEVRALAIAVFYAIGTGIGGVIGPALFGALIDTGSRTSVFAGYLLGAFLMIAAAIVAWRYAVSAERKSLEQIARPLAFME, encoded by the coding sequence ATGGAATTGCAGCAAACCCCAGCGCTGAACTACGGACCTGACGTCCCTGCGGCAGTTGCGGCCGATCGCATCGTCGAGACCAGCATTCCCTCGCGCCTCGACGCGCTGCCGTGGAGCGGCTTTCACACCCGCGTCGTGCTGGCCCTTGGCATCACCTGGATCCTGGATGGCCTCGAGGTCACGCTTGCGGGCGCGCTCTCCGGCGCGCTGAAGCAGAGCCCTACGCTGCAGTTCTCCAATCTCGATCTCGGCATCGCCAACTCCGCCTATCTCGCCGGCGCCGTGCTCGGTGCGCTCGGCTTCGGCTGGCTCACCGACCGCATCGGCCGCAAGAAGCTGTTCTTCATCACGCTCGCGCTCTATCTCTCGGCGACCGCCGCGACCGCGCTGTCCTGGGACATCGCGAGCTACGCGCTGTTTCGCTTTCTCACCGGCGCCGGCATCGGCGGCGAATACACCGCAATCAACTCGACCATCCAGGAACTGGTGCCGGCGCGCTATCGTGGCTGGACCGATCTCGTCATCAACGGCAGCTTCTGGATCGGCGCTGCGATGGGGGCGGTGGCGGCCATTGTGCTGCTCGATCCTGCATTGATGGGCCCCGATCTCGGCTGGCGGCTCGCCTATCTCATCGGCGCCGCCATCGGCCTCGTCGTGCTCCTGATGCGGATGTGGATTCCGGAGAGCCCGCGCTGGCTGATGATCCACGGGCGGCCGGACCAGGCCCATGCCATCGTCGACGACATCGAGCGCTCGGTGATCGGACATGACCACGGTGCGAGCGACGGACGCTTCACAAAAATCCGGCTGAAGATGCGCGATCACACGCCGATCCGCGAAGTCGTGCATACGCTGTTTTCCACCTATCGCCAGCGCGCGCTGGTTGGCCTCGTGCTGATGAGCGCGCAGGCGTTCTTCTACAACGCCATCTTCTTCACCTTCGCGCTGGTGCTGACCGATTTCTACGGCATCAGCGCCGATCATGTCGGCTGGTACCTGCTGCCCTTTGCTGCCGGCAATTTCCTTGGCCCGCTGCTGCTCGGCCGTCTGTTCGATACGCTCGGACGGCGAACCATGATCATGTTCACCTATGGCATCTCCGGGCTGCTGCTGGCGCTCTCGGGCTATCTGTTCACGATCGGCGCACTCAGTGCGCAAGGACAGACCATCGCCTGGATGGTGATCTTCTTCTTTGCCTCGCCCGCCGCGAGCGCGGCCTATCTCACCGTCAGCGAGACCTTCCCGCTGGAAGTGCGCGCACTGGCGATCGCGGTGTTCTATGCGATCGGCACCGGCATCGGCGGCGTGATCGGGCCGGCATTGTTCGGCGCGCTGATCGATACGGGATCGCGCACCAGCGTGTTCGCCGGCTATCTGCTGGGTGCCTTCCTGATGATCGCGGCCGCGATCGTGGCGTGGCGCTATGCCGTCTCCGCGGAACGAAAATCGCTCGAACAAATCGCGCGGCCGCTCGCCTTTATGGAGTAG
- the otsB gene encoding trehalose-phosphatase, translating into MKSELADMSMVDERAERNDNEKPDAVPVPHALVPHLDETAILLDIDGTLLDLMPTPREVWVPPGLSETLNRLTERTSGALALVSGRSLNDIDLIFAPDVFRAVAGHGAEMRLSVDNEADDVHAPPLDKELKRRLAAIAKLSPGILLEDKGYSLALHYRLAPHAEKAIYESVSLIRADLPSAPIEVLPGKFVCEIKHSGFTKASGVRELMKHEPFRGRRPLFIGDDVTDETVFAIMPDMDGLAFSVGRRAMGVNGHFDAPADVRMFLARLLDPR; encoded by the coding sequence ATGAAATCGGAACTTGCGGACATGTCGATGGTCGACGAACGCGCCGAGCGCAACGACAACGAGAAGCCGGATGCGGTGCCGGTGCCGCATGCGCTCGTCCCGCATCTCGACGAGACTGCGATCCTGCTCGACATCGACGGCACGCTGCTCGACCTGATGCCGACGCCGCGCGAGGTGTGGGTGCCGCCCGGCCTGTCGGAGACGCTCAACCGGCTGACAGAGCGCACCTCCGGAGCGCTGGCGCTGGTCAGCGGCCGCTCGCTCAACGACATCGACCTGATCTTCGCGCCCGACGTCTTCCGCGCCGTCGCAGGCCACGGCGCGGAGATGCGATTGTCGGTAGACAACGAAGCGGATGACGTGCACGCGCCGCCGCTGGACAAGGAGCTGAAGCGGCGGCTCGCCGCGATCGCCAAGCTTTCGCCCGGCATCCTGCTCGAGGACAAGGGCTATTCGCTGGCGCTGCATTACCGCCTCGCGCCGCATGCCGAAAAGGCGATCTACGAATCCGTCTCGCTGATCCGCGCCGACCTGCCCAGCGCGCCCATCGAGGTGCTGCCGGGCAAGTTCGTCTGCGAGATCAAGCATTCCGGCTTCACCAAGGCGAGCGGCGTGCGCGAATTGATGAAACATGAACCTTTTCGGGGGCGCCGGCCGCTGTTCATCGGTGACGACGTCACGGATGAGACGGTGTTTGCGATCATGCCCGACATGGACGGGCTCGCCTTCTCGGTCGGCCGCCGCGCCATGGGCGTGAATGGTCACTTCGATGCGCCCGCCGATGTGCGCATGTTCCTCGCGCGCCTGCTCGATCCAAGGTGA
- a CDS encoding trehalose-6-phosphate synthase has product MNLVVVSNRVARGKPNEPMTGGLAAALLPVVEHSGAIWVGSSGRVRDGHQKEPFAEIEALGTGAIATLDLPAAHYGGYYEGFANSALWPALHSRSDLIRVSREDYVSYREVNAFMARALMRFRKARTAFWVQDYHFLALGAELRELGVDDPIGFFLHTPWPVTAVMQGVPNHRELITAMLAYDLLGFQTEEDLQNFLGYVGGELGLAIEDGVVVSQHGRTRCEVFPIGIDAEKFAAYAAKSASHPDVSRLRRSLNGERLAIGVDRLDYSKGLVNRISAFDRLWTEQPQFSRSISLLQIANPSRGAIEAYGNLQNEVARLVTDVNGRHGEVDWTPIRYLNKGFSQAVLAGLYRTAQVGVVTPLHDGMNLVAKEYVAAQNPADPGVLVLSKFAGAANELDAALQVNPHDIDGMARAIAIAASMPLTERKMRWDAMMKKLRGHTIQQWSTDFVTELEKCRTQKAAVAPLAAQPPQALRWLKSAISGVRLI; this is encoded by the coding sequence GTGAACTTAGTCGTCGTTTCAAATCGCGTCGCCCGCGGCAAGCCGAATGAACCCATGACGGGCGGCCTCGCTGCAGCATTGCTTCCGGTTGTCGAGCATTCAGGGGCCATCTGGGTGGGGTCTTCAGGCCGCGTGCGTGACGGCCATCAGAAGGAACCATTTGCCGAGATCGAAGCGCTGGGTACGGGCGCGATCGCAACGCTGGATCTGCCGGCGGCCCATTACGGCGGCTATTACGAAGGTTTTGCCAATTCGGCGTTGTGGCCGGCTCTGCATTCGCGCAGCGATCTGATCCGCGTCTCACGCGAGGATTACGTCAGCTATCGCGAGGTCAACGCCTTCATGGCGCGCGCCTTGATGCGTTTCCGCAAGGCCCGGACCGCGTTCTGGGTGCAGGATTATCATTTCCTCGCGCTCGGCGCGGAGCTGCGCGAACTCGGCGTCGACGATCCGATCGGCTTCTTCCTGCACACGCCCTGGCCAGTGACCGCGGTGATGCAGGGCGTGCCCAATCATCGCGAGCTGATCACGGCGATGCTGGCCTATGATCTGCTCGGCTTCCAGACCGAGGAAGACCTGCAGAATTTTCTCGGCTATGTCGGCGGCGAGCTTGGCCTTGCCATCGAAGACGGTGTCGTGGTCTCGCAGCACGGTCGCACGCGCTGCGAAGTCTTCCCCATCGGCATCGATGCGGAGAAATTCGCAGCCTATGCCGCCAAGTCGGCATCGCATCCCGACGTGTCGCGACTGCGCCGCAGCCTCAATGGCGAGCGGCTCGCGATCGGCGTCGACCGGCTCGACTATTCCAAGGGCCTCGTCAACCGCATCAGCGCGTTCGACCGGCTCTGGACCGAGCAGCCGCAGTTTTCGCGCAGCATCTCGCTGCTTCAGATCGCCAATCCCTCGCGCGGCGCGATCGAGGCCTATGGCAATCTCCAGAACGAGGTCGCGCGTCTCGTCACCGACGTCAACGGCCGTCACGGCGAGGTCGACTGGACGCCGATCCGCTATCTGAACAAGGGTTTTAGCCAGGCCGTGCTCGCGGGGCTCTACCGAACCGCGCAGGTCGGCGTGGTGACGCCGCTGCATGACGGCATGAACTTGGTTGCCAAGGAGTATGTCGCCGCGCAAAACCCGGCCGATCCCGGCGTGCTCGTGCTGTCGAAGTTTGCCGGCGCCGCCAACGAGCTCGACGCCGCACTGCAGGTCAATCCGCACGACATCGACGGCATGGCGCGCGCGATCGCGATCGCAGCCTCGATGCCGCTCACCGAGCGCAAGATGCGCTGGGACGCGATGATGAAGAAGCTGCGCGGGCACACCATTCAGCAATGGTCCACCGATTTCGTCACTGAACTGGAAAAGTGCCGCACGCAGAAGGCCGCCGTCGCCCCGCTCGCCGCCCAGCCGCCGCAAGCGCTGCGCTGGCTGAAGTCGGCGATATCGGGTGTGCGGTTGATTTAG
- a CDS encoding LysR family transcriptional regulator, whose product MARFDTNRSAEMEVFVRVVDLGGFTQAARKLRLTPSGVSKLISRLEVRLGSRLINRTTRKLTLTEEGQAFYDRAVRILSEMEEAEREAASGAAPRGRLTVNSNIPFGMLHVMPLIPRFLEQHPEITLDLMLTDTLIDLMQERADVAIRVGPLKTSRLIARKLGTSRMVVVGAPNYLARFGTPKTPEDLADHRGIGWTFSRIRGGWPFRRGDRTEEAVPPPIARASDGEAARRLCLGGVGLARLALFHIGPDIEAGRLVPVLQGYNPGDREDIHAVYVGHTAPLPARVRAFIDFLAEHVRVNDPTLKRTGDGRWKLVR is encoded by the coding sequence ATGGCCCGATTCGACACCAACCGCTCGGCCGAGATGGAGGTCTTCGTCCGCGTCGTCGACCTCGGCGGCTTCACCCAGGCCGCGCGAAAACTGCGCCTGACGCCGTCGGGCGTGAGCAAGCTGATCTCGCGGCTGGAGGTGCGGCTCGGCTCACGCCTGATCAACCGCACCACGCGCAAGCTGACGCTGACCGAGGAAGGCCAGGCCTTTTACGACCGCGCCGTGCGCATCCTCAGCGAGATGGAGGAAGCCGAGCGCGAGGCGGCCTCGGGGGCCGCGCCGCGCGGCCGCCTCACGGTCAACAGCAACATCCCCTTCGGCATGCTGCACGTGATGCCGCTTATCCCGCGCTTCCTCGAACAGCATCCCGAAATCACGCTCGACCTCATGCTGACCGATACGCTGATCGACCTGATGCAGGAGCGCGCCGACGTCGCCATCCGCGTCGGGCCTCTGAAGACTTCGCGCCTGATCGCGCGCAAGCTCGGCACCAGCCGCATGGTGGTGGTCGGCGCCCCAAACTACCTGGCGCGTTTCGGCACACCGAAGACGCCCGAGGATCTTGCCGATCACCGCGGCATCGGCTGGACCTTTTCGCGCATCCGCGGCGGCTGGCCATTCCGGCGCGGCGATCGCACCGAGGAAGCCGTGCCGCCGCCGATCGCGCGCGCCAGTGACGGCGAAGCCGCCCGGCGCCTCTGCCTCGGCGGCGTGGGACTAGCCCGCCTCGCCCTGTTCCACATCGGCCCCGACATCGAAGCCGGCCGCCTCGTCCCGGTTCTGCAAGGCTACAATCCCGGCGACCGCGAAGACATCCACGCCGTCTATGTCGGTCACACCGCGCCGCTCCCGGCGCGCGTGCGCGCCTTCATCGATTTTTTGGCGGAGCATGTGCGGGTGAATGACCCCACGCTGAAGCGCACGGGGGATGGGAGGTGGAAATTGGTGAGATGA
- a CDS encoding MFS transporter: MPPAVLALTAGAFGIGTTEFIIMGLLLQVAAEMHVSVPVAGLLISGYALGVFVGAPVLTLATRRLPRKTVLLALMAIFTLGNAACALAPNYELLMAARVLTSLAHGTFFGVGSVVATGLVAEDKRASAIATMFIGLTVATLLGVPFGAWFGLMLGWRAAFWAVTAIGVMAFVVVAVLVPGHVGKGDKPISLAEEVAVLGRPQVLLGLAMTVFGFAGLFVVFTYIQPILTRFTGFSETAVSPILLVFGVGLAIGNVAGGKLADRGLARALIGTLAALALVLLGLAAVLSIKIISVVLILLLGIAAFATVAPLQLRVLEAAGPSGRTLASSLNIAAFNLGNALGAWAGGVTIDRGLGLSALPLVAAGITAIGLVLALWNLQLDRTATAVAACPAE; encoded by the coding sequence ATGCCTCCCGCCGTCCTCGCGCTCACCGCCGGTGCCTTCGGCATCGGCACCACCGAATTCATCATCATGGGCCTCTTGCTCCAGGTCGCCGCCGAGATGCACGTCTCCGTGCCGGTCGCGGGCCTGCTGATCTCGGGCTATGCGCTCGGCGTCTTCGTCGGTGCGCCGGTGCTGACCTTGGCCACGCGACGGCTGCCGCGCAAAACTGTGCTGCTGGCGCTGATGGCGATCTTCACGCTCGGCAATGCCGCCTGCGCGCTCGCGCCGAACTATGAACTGCTGATGGCGGCGCGGGTGCTCACCTCGCTCGCCCACGGCACGTTTTTCGGCGTCGGCTCGGTCGTCGCCACCGGCCTCGTCGCCGAGGACAAGCGCGCCTCGGCCATCGCGACCATGTTCATCGGCCTCACGGTCGCAACGCTGCTGGGCGTGCCCTTCGGCGCCTGGTTCGGCCTGATGCTCGGCTGGCGCGCGGCGTTCTGGGCGGTGACTGCGATCGGCGTGATGGCGTTCGTGGTGGTCGCAGTGCTCGTCCCCGGTCATGTCGGCAAGGGCGACAAGCCGATCTCGCTTGCTGAGGAAGTCGCGGTGCTCGGCCGTCCGCAGGTGCTGCTCGGCCTTGCCATGACCGTGTTCGGCTTTGCCGGCCTGTTCGTCGTCTTCACCTATATCCAGCCGATCCTGACGCGCTTCACCGGCTTTTCGGAAACCGCGGTGTCGCCGATCCTTCTGGTGTTCGGCGTTGGGCTTGCGATCGGCAATGTCGCCGGCGGCAAGCTCGCCGACCGTGGCCTTGCGCGCGCCCTGATCGGTACGCTTGCCGCGCTCGCCCTCGTGTTGCTCGGCCTTGCCGCTGTGCTGTCGATCAAGATCATCAGTGTCGTGCTGATCCTGCTGCTCGGCATCGCCGCCTTCGCAACCGTCGCGCCGCTCCAGCTTCGCGTGCTGGAAGCCGCCGGTCCCAGTGGCCGTACGCTCGCCTCCAGCCTCAACATCGCCGCGTTCAACCTCGGCAACGCGCTGGGGGCCTGGGCCGGCGGTGTCACCATCGATCGCGGGCTCGGCCTCTCGGCGCTGCCGCTGGTCGCTGCCGGCATCACTGCGATCGGCCTCGTGCTGGCGCTGTGGAACCTCCAGCTCGATCGCACGGCGACAGCAGTCGCGGCGTGCCCGGCGGAATAG
- a CDS encoding aldo/keto reductase — protein MEYRNLGASGLKVPVLSFGTGTFGGQGPLFSAWGRSGIEEARRLVDICLDAGVNLFDSADVYSNGASEEILGAAIKGRRDKVLISTKMSLPMGDGPLDAGSSRQRLLASVDAALRRLGTDTIDLLQLHAFDAFTPIEEVLSTLDTLVRAGKLRYVGVSNFAGWQLMKSLAIADRHGWPRYVAHQVYYSLLGRDYEWELMPLARDQGVGALVWSPLGWGRLTGKIRRGQPLPEASRLHATAQFGPPVDEARLYAVVDVLDAIAAETGHTVPQVAIAWLLSRPTVSSVIIGARDEAQLRDNLGAVGWTLSADQIRRLDEVSAVMPPYPYYPYCVQEGFARLNPPPV, from the coding sequence ATGGAATACCGCAATCTCGGCGCATCCGGGCTCAAGGTCCCGGTCCTCAGCTTCGGCACCGGCACGTTCGGCGGCCAGGGCCCGCTGTTCTCCGCCTGGGGCCGCAGCGGCATTGAGGAGGCCCGCAGGCTGGTCGACATCTGCCTCGATGCCGGCGTCAACCTGTTCGACAGTGCCGACGTTTATTCGAACGGCGCCTCCGAGGAGATCCTCGGTGCCGCGATCAAGGGCCGCCGCGACAAGGTGCTGATTTCCACCAAGATGAGCCTGCCGATGGGCGATGGCCCGCTCGACGCCGGCTCGTCGCGGCAGCGACTGCTCGCCTCGGTCGATGCGGCGCTGCGCCGGCTTGGCACTGATACCATCGACCTGCTTCAACTCCATGCTTTCGACGCCTTCACGCCGATCGAGGAGGTGCTGTCCACGCTCGATACGCTCGTACGCGCCGGCAAGCTGCGCTATGTCGGCGTCTCGAATTTCGCCGGCTGGCAGTTGATGAAGTCGCTCGCCATCGCGGACCGCCATGGCTGGCCGCGCTATGTCGCGCACCAGGTCTATTACTCGCTGCTCGGCCGCGACTATGAATGGGAGCTGATGCCGCTCGCGCGCGATCAGGGCGTCGGCGCGCTGGTCTGGAGCCCGCTGGGCTGGGGCCGGCTCACCGGAAAGATCCGGCGCGGCCAGCCGCTGCCGGAAGCGAGCCGCCTGCACGCCACCGCACAGTTCGGCCCGCCCGTGGACGAGGCGCGCCTCTACGCCGTCGTCGACGTATTGGACGCGATTGCCGCAGAGACCGGCCATACCGTGCCCCAGGTCGCGATCGCCTGGCTGCTGTCGCGCCCCACGGTCTCCTCCGTGATCATCGGCGCGCGCGACGAGGCGCAGCTGCGCGACAATCTCGGCGCCGTCGGCTGGACGCTGAGCGCGGATCAGATCAGGCGGCTCGACGAAGTCAGCGCGGTGATGCCGCCTTATCCCTATTATCCCTACTGCGTCCAGGAAGGCTTTGCGCGGCTCAATCCACCGCCCGTGTAG
- a CDS encoding amidohydrolase family protein, with the protein MSPAAGPKRWALSGRIVTMAAEGDVIKSGTIFIEDSRIAAVVPKGQPAPTGFETTNPVATGGTIYPGLIELHNHLSYNILPLWQVPQPYGNRDQWQNAKSYKTSVTGPMSAIALADDGSLLPALVRYVEAKCMVAGTTTSQGITLSNWSGTIHKYYKGALRAAEIGSPPDLPRAHSKIPDIDAEDWAKFDKELKSSSCFLLHLSEGIDTKAHSHFLALRNPQGDWAIEPSLAGIHCTALDATDFGTMAENHAKVVWSPLSNLLLYGKTTDVAAARTAGLTIALGSDWSPSGSKNLLGELKAAKVVSAHFNLGFSDFDIVAMATRNPAAILKWDAKLGTIAKGKFADLLVVKGVTGDPYAHLIKSREQDIVLVTIGGRPRYGTKTVMQKAGGSGEALKIGSSARVIDFSSPDQDPGIEKVSLAEATSRLKAALGSLGALQTDSLAMSDAIARGTVSRTGWRLALDEQFGNNVQLRPRLAYDGVRTGPDLAAVAVTDEPLHPIKLDGLTVAGDPVFLDTLKNESNLPPGIAAGIAVFY; encoded by the coding sequence ATGAGCCCGGCCGCGGGTCCGAAGCGCTGGGCGCTGAGCGGGCGGATCGTGACGATGGCGGCCGAGGGCGACGTCATCAAGAGCGGGACGATCTTCATCGAGGATAGTCGCATCGCCGCTGTCGTCCCCAAAGGACAGCCGGCGCCGACGGGCTTCGAGACCACAAATCCGGTAGCGACCGGGGGCACCATCTATCCCGGCCTGATCGAGCTGCATAATCACCTCAGCTACAACATCCTGCCGCTCTGGCAGGTGCCGCAGCCCTACGGCAATCGCGACCAGTGGCAGAATGCCAAATCCTACAAGACGTCCGTGACCGGCCCGATGAGCGCGATCGCGCTCGCCGATGACGGCTCGCTGCTGCCGGCCCTGGTCCGTTATGTCGAAGCCAAATGCATGGTCGCGGGAACGACGACGAGCCAGGGGATCACGCTGTCGAACTGGAGCGGCACGATCCACAAATACTACAAGGGCGCGTTGCGGGCCGCCGAGATCGGCAGCCCGCCGGATCTGCCGCGCGCTCACTCCAAGATTCCCGACATCGATGCCGAGGACTGGGCGAAGTTCGACAAGGAGCTGAAATCGTCGTCGTGCTTCCTGCTGCACCTGAGCGAGGGCATCGACACCAAGGCGCACAGCCACTTCCTCGCCTTGCGCAACCCTCAAGGCGACTGGGCAATCGAACCGTCGCTGGCCGGCATTCATTGCACGGCGCTGGACGCGACCGACTTCGGAACGATGGCCGAAAATCATGCCAAGGTCGTCTGGTCGCCGCTGAGCAATCTGCTGCTCTACGGCAAGACGACCGACGTCGCGGCCGCGCGCACGGCCGGCCTCACTATCGCGCTCGGCTCGGACTGGTCGCCATCAGGCAGCAAGAACCTGCTCGGCGAGCTGAAGGCGGCGAAGGTCGTGTCCGCGCATTTCAATCTCGGATTCAGCGACTTCGACATCGTCGCGATGGCGACGCGCAATCCCGCCGCGATCCTGAAATGGGATGCAAAGCTCGGGACCATCGCCAAGGGCAAGTTCGCCGATCTCCTGGTCGTGAAGGGGGTCACCGGCGATCCCTACGCCCACCTGATCAAATCGCGCGAGCAGGACATCGTTCTGGTCACGATCGGCGGACGGCCGCGCTACGGAACGAAGACGGTGATGCAGAAGGCCGGCGGAAGCGGTGAGGCCCTCAAGATCGGCAGCAGCGCGCGCGTGATCGACTTCTCCTCGCCCGACCAGGATCCAGGGATCGAGAAAGTTTCACTGGCGGAAGCGACGAGCCGCCTGAAGGCCGCGCTCGGCAGTCTCGGCGCACTGCAAACGGATAGCCTCGCCATGAGCGACGCAATCGCCCGCGGAACGGTGTCGCGCACCGGGTGGCGCCTCGCGCTGGATGAGCAGTTCGGCAACAATGTCCAATTGCGCCCGCGGCTCGCATATGACGGCGTCCGCACCGGTCCCGATCTGGCGGCGGTGGCCGTGACCGACGAGCCGCTGCATCCGATCAAGCTGGACGGCCTCACCGTGGCGGGCGATCCCGTCTTCCTGGACACGCTGAAGAACGAGTCGAATCTTCCGCCAGGAATCGCCGCAGGGATCGCCGTCTTTTACTAG
- a CDS encoding amidase family protein: MAKKAAAKKKSTAKRVTKTSNKTSTARKGTVAKTAKKTVKTAASRKPGAARRPKGPVWQWSAVETAAAIRSGAITAVETVEAHLDRMRAVNPRLNAVVVDLGDEALKAAHAADKQRAKGGELGLLHGVPITIKENVDYEGRPNFNGVPANKDLIAPSDSPVVRNLKKAGAIVIGLTNTPEFSFRGFTDNPLHGLTLNPWDPDITCGGSSGGAGSAVAAGIGTIAHGNDIGGSLRWPAHCNGVATIKPTQGRIPAFNGSATAERPMLAHLMSAQGPLARHVADVRLALEAMSQRDPRDPWWVPAPLVGPKPKGPIKVALAKIPEDMDVDPSVAAALRQAADHLERSGYRVSEVEVPDINGVWQTWCDIITNETVVMQEASMLKVTSEDFHKAWGGMRAKANGLDLKAWMQATAARNGHIRAWQLFFEEYPVVLAPTTVKPTPGPRDDTVSAERVQEIFWGEIRFISAINVLGLPGAVVPVAVNEGKPIGVQLIAGRYREDLALDAAAAIEKRAGVIAHRLWETMA, encoded by the coding sequence GTGGCGAAGAAGGCGGCGGCCAAGAAGAAAAGTACTGCAAAGAGGGTAACGAAGACCTCGAACAAGACGAGCACCGCCCGAAAGGGCACCGTCGCGAAAACCGCGAAGAAGACAGTCAAGACGGCGGCATCGCGCAAGCCAGGCGCGGCACGTCGCCCGAAGGGGCCGGTCTGGCAATGGTCTGCGGTCGAGACCGCGGCCGCGATCCGCTCCGGCGCAATCACTGCCGTCGAGACCGTCGAGGCGCATCTGGATCGGATGCGCGCCGTCAATCCGAGGCTGAATGCGGTGGTCGTCGATCTCGGCGACGAGGCGCTGAAGGCGGCGCATGCGGCGGACAAGCAGCGCGCCAAGGGCGGCGAGCTCGGCCTTCTGCATGGCGTGCCCATCACCATCAAGGAGAACGTCGACTACGAGGGACGGCCGAACTTCAACGGCGTGCCGGCGAACAAGGATCTCATCGCGCCATCGGATTCGCCTGTCGTCCGCAACCTGAAGAAGGCCGGCGCCATCGTCATCGGTCTCACCAACACGCCGGAATTCTCCTTTCGCGGCTTCACCGACAATCCCCTGCACGGGCTGACGCTCAATCCCTGGGACCCTGACATCACCTGCGGCGGCTCGTCGGGCGGCGCGGGGTCGGCGGTTGCCGCCGGCATCGGCACCATCGCCCATGGCAACGATATCGGCGGCTCGCTGCGCTGGCCGGCGCATTGCAACGGCGTTGCCACCATCAAGCCGACGCAGGGCCGCATCCCCGCTTTCAACGGCAGCGCAACGGCCGAGCGGCCGATGCTGGCGCATCTGATGTCGGCGCAGGGGCCGCTCGCCCGCCATGTCGCCGACGTTCGCCTTGCGCTGGAGGCAATGAGCCAGCGCGACCCGCGCGATCCCTGGTGGGTGCCGGCGCCGCTGGTCGGGCCGAAGCCGAAGGGTCCCATCAAGGTCGCACTCGCAAAGATTCCAGAGGACATGGACGTCGATCCGTCCGTCGCCGCGGCGCTGCGCCAGGCCGCCGATCACCTCGAGCGTTCCGGCTATCGCGTCAGCGAGGTCGAGGTGCCCGACATCAACGGCGTCTGGCAGACCTGGTGCGACATCATCACCAACGAGACGGTGGTGATGCAGGAGGCCAGCATGCTGAAGGTCACGTCCGAGGACTTTCACAAGGCCTGGGGCGGCATGAGGGCCAAGGCCAATGGGCTCGATCTCAAGGCCTGGATGCAGGCGACGGCCGCGCGCAACGGTCACATCCGCGCCTGGCAGCTGTTCTTCGAGGAGTATCCGGTCGTGCTGGCACCGACCACGGTGAAGCCGACGCCGGGACCGCGCGACGACACCGTCAGCGCCGAGCGGGTGCAGGAGATCTTCTGGGGCGAGATTCGCTTTATCTCCGCGATCAACGTGCTGGGCCTGCCCGGCGCGGTGGTGCCGGTGGCCGTCAACGAGGGCAAGCCGATCGGCGTGCAGCTCATTGCTGGCCGCTATCGCGAGGACCTCGCGCTCGATGCCGCAGCCGCGATCGAGAAGCGTGCCGGCGTGATCGCCCATCGCCTCTGGGAGACGATGGCCTGA